CATCAACATTGGAAGACCAgacttatttttctctcttcttttgtcAACTAATGTTTTTTGTTCGAAATGCATACCTATGGATCCAATAAGCACTTTGGGCTTTGTGAACCTGCTAAGAAACTCGATAACAAATAGGGCTGTTTCTTTTTGAGTCCTGCTCCTTTTTATGAGTCCCAATCTGCAACCAAGTTCTCTGAAGCTTCTTCCTTCAAGATCTTGaccattctttttatttttaagggttaagattgcttaatgattttttttttgttaaagtaGACCAGCATTTAAGTTATGGGCAGCAGAGCGAGCAGAGGATACAAGTCCCTGGATATACAACTTCGTTGAATACTTGGAGGGAGAATTTTGCCACACATAATGATCTCAGTAAAGATTTATTCAAAATTTTACTACTTTTAGAGAGGTAACtctttgttcaaaaaaaaaaaggtaactCAACTATACtaattgacccaaaaaaaacatCAACTATACTATAGTGTTCATTGCCATTTGCCAAGAGGAAAATAAATACTCTATTGTCTGCATAAAACAtcacatctctatgttcttaaAGTAGTACATTTTGGGTATGCACAGACACATATAATTCATTTCTGAAAATTCTCATCCATCCAAAAAAAATTGGACCAGATTCATGTAATAATCTTTTTCCTGCAGTGTTTGTGCTGGTGTGAGATCAAAGTTAAAAACCCACTGATTTGAAATATcccatctttcaaaaaaattgagATGATAATCAGAACATAAATAGCATGTTACAAAAGCACCAAGCATAACCTCTTTAGATGCTATAGGAGACCAAAAGGTTCCGGGAGGTGCTCAAATCCGTTATCAAATATGGAAGCTTCGTCACATTTATCATCAGCACTATGCAGCCAGTTTGTGTTCTTCAAATCTTCTTTAAGCAATAGCGCGTCGTAACGAGAACTCTCATAGATGTCCACTTCACTGAGTTTTGCTGAGTATTGTCTTTGATCTACCTCTCTTCCTCTTGTCATAGTTCTATTCGCACCGTTTCTCGCATCGAAATTAGCTCCATTGTTATGGGTTAAATGGCTTCCATTCATGTCATAAGACGCTGGAGCACTTGAAACTCTGTGAGACTGGCTCTTGGAAGTGGAATTCCGAATACTCTGGGGAAAGAGTGTGGTGCTTGATAGTGAGCGAACATTACCTGAGCTGTTCCTTATATCCTGTTAGACAGAAAAATACATAGAAAATCAGGTTTAAGAACAAACTTGCTTGAAGCATTCATCATGTCAGGAAAATTCTTATTGCTGAGCATATCAAGAAAAATATGGCAAGCCTAATCGCATAACTTTGCTGGAagaatcatgaccaaaatataACAGGAGGAGTCCAATTCATGTAGTATCACAAGGTGAATGAATCATAGTATTAATGGCAAGAATTGCTGTCTCATTTGAACCATGGGTTTCCTTCGAATTAGTTTGGTATCATAAAGCTCCAATTTAATATGATCATGAATAAAATTTGAAGCTATTGAATGTTGATAGTCTAATCAGTAAATTTTGATTGTTAATCCTGCAGAACTAGAAAAAAAAGAGTGTACAAACCATGTGCTTAATAGCCATATCCAATGATTTCTTTGAGATTGTCCTTCCAAATCCGGAGTTGTCACTGGTAGTGGTTGAGGCCTTAACAGGTTTCCTTGAAACTCCTTCAGGAGCATGTGGAACTCTCCTTGGTTCATGAACATCAGCATGGTGGCCATTGGCATAGCCACGGCTTTTGCTGGCAGGTTCTGTGGACCTCCCCCTACTGACAACAGGAGATGAAGGTCGCCTCGGCATATTAACTGAGGCTTGAAGATCGGAATGGTTCCCCTTTAAAGTGGAAGCACCGGGACGGGACCTGCCTGCAGAGAGAGGTCTATCAGGCAATGTTGTTCTAAGGTTAGGTGGCGTATCATGGGGGAAATCAGATGGAACAACTGGCTGTGGTGGGGGCCGGACTCGCGGGCTTGGTGAGCTTGGCCTTGATGATGGTGCTGAACTGCGACCACTCAATGGAACACGTCCAGCTGAAGCTAAAGAGCCTGTTGTGAgggaaggagatgaagatggagatggCAATGAGCTCCTACGAGTGGGAGTTGAAGGGCGGGACAGTGACCGAGTCGGAGGTGCAGATGGGGAATGTAAATTTGCAGGAATCTGAGGCCTAGAAGAACTAGGAGTGGATGGCCTAGAGCTTTGTGATGATGGTCTGTGTTTGTCagcggaggaggtggtggtggaaacTGAGCGTGCTCTAGAGGGTGTTGAGGATCGTGATGGTGTGGAGCGGGAGGAGGGAGTGGAAGGCCTTGCTGAAGATGTAGAGCGGGTTACAGGAGAAGATGGTCTGATGTAAGATGAAACTGAGGCAGAGCTTGTGTTGAGGATTGAGGAGGGGGATCTGTTTGAAGAATAAGTGTTGTATTGTGACTGTGAGCTGGAGATGGAAGGGCGAGTCACAGAACTGCTTCTTGCTGGTCTAGAGTGATTGTTGCTCTCTGATTGCGAGACCGAAAGCTGAAAGAAACAAGACTGAGAAGTTAAACTTCATAGCATTTAGTCCATTTTCAACACAGCTCAACATATTCAAAACAAGTTGTCCAAGTGATTGTCATGCTTAAATATCAGCTAAACTTGGACTGCTGTTAAAAGTAGTCAAAGTATCTGTTTGGATACAAACCAAAGAGCACCTATTAGAGTTTATTTAGTTCATTTTCTAGTAGATAAACTCCAGTAAGCTCCAATAAGCTCGTATCCAAACAGGCTCAAAGCCTCAAATGTACTAGTGAAGCCATAGGCATATTGGTTAAAGAAGCAAACTTGTGTAAACATTTAATGCCAAAAACAAACATGCATATCCATCACCATATCCCTCATCCCCAAAACCCCCAGAAAAGAAAAGACACTGGATTTGTTGAAATTATGAGAGGAAACACATACCCTCGAGGCCTTAGTGGTAGAAGTTGATCTACTCATACTTCTTCTTGGAGGCACTATCGTTGATTGGGATTCACCTTCTGATGTAGGAAAAACAGGAGTCCCCGGGGGAGTGAGAAGCCTATCAAAAAAT
This is a stretch of genomic DNA from Lotus japonicus ecotype B-129 chromosome 1, LjGifu_v1.2. It encodes these proteins:
- the LOC130728105 gene encoding uncharacterized protein LOC130728105 yields the protein MMNGRNGRESLLGSLNHHHRRNHTFNNGGGVATNNEENLDLFSNNRRSLSLASSDDSSDVSVKLGRLSLGAAKPARSGMEDLLSSAEGGKHDYDWLLTPPGTPVFPTSEGESQSTIVPPRRSMSRSTSTTKASRLSVSQSESNNHSRPARSSSVTRPSISSSQSQYNTYSSNRSPSSILNTSSASVSSYIRPSSPVTRSTSSARPSTPSSRSTPSRSSTPSRARSVSTTTSSADKHRPSSQSSRPSTPSSSRPQIPANLHSPSAPPTRSLSRPSTPTRRSSLPSPSSSPSLTTGSLASAGRVPLSGRSSAPSSRPSSPSPRVRPPPQPVVPSDFPHDTPPNLRTTLPDRPLSAGRSRPGASTLKGNHSDLQASVNMPRRPSSPVVSRGRSTEPASKSRGYANGHHADVHEPRRVPHAPEGVSRKPVKASTTTSDNSGFGRTISKKSLDMAIKHMDIRNSSGNVRSLSSTTLFPQSIRNSTSKSQSHRVSSAPASYDMNGSHLTHNNGANFDARNGANRTMTRGREVDQRQYSAKLSEVDIYESSRYDALLLKEDLKNTNWLHSADDKCDEASIFDNGFEHLPEPFGLL